ttccatggtggcccagtggtaaagaatctgcctgccaagtcaGAGACCCTGTTCAATCCCCGGGGcacgaagatcccttggagaaggaaatggcaacccattccagtgttgttgcctggagaatcccttggccagaggctggtggggtacagtccatggggttatggacacaacttagcacctaaacaatagcaacaatgtaAAGTCAGTAAGTACAGAACTGGATGACCAGTACAAACACGggttttctattcttttcattccttttacatttattaaaaattatacccCGAGACCCTGTCTGTAATACATGAGTGTGTGGATAAATGGTTCTCACTACCTAGAAGGCTGTATATAGCAAGTTTTAAGCAGGAGTGGCCTGATGGATACTTAGTTGGATTCAGGAGAAAATCGGAGGAGGATCCTACAGCCAGCAGTCAGGAGGTAGGTGAACCCAGTAGACCCCTTTCTCCCTCTGGGTAAAAGACATTTGCCAGTCTGACCAGTACTGCATGTTCCAGGGTCTGGGTGATCCCTGCCCTGACAGTACTAGAGACGAAAACACACCTCTCTCCCCGCTGGGCGCCATCCCCCTTCTATCCAGTATCATTCTAGCAGTCTTCACATGAGGCTCTGGGTTGCCTCGACGCATTCCCAGGCCTACAGTCTCCCACTTTCTTCCCTCTGCCCGGGGAACTTGAGGGATACAGATTTCAACGCAGGGAGTCAAAAGTTTCAGGTACACGGAGTGCCAGGTGCTTGTAAAATTCAAATCAATTCGTATTTGGCAACGGCCCTTCCAAGCAGACAACCAGGGGTGAGGATCTTGCACTACTTCGATAGCTTTGCAAGCGCCTTGTGCGTGAGCAAGGACTCAGTGCAAATGTTACCCATCCCTTTAAGACATTCCTTGACCATCCTATCTAAAAAGTCCAtcaccctgtttgtttttttactttttaaaatctgcctTATCCGTTTATGTTTGCTTTCTTGTTGTCACTTACATTGATTATAAGCTCCGTGAGAGCAGTGACCCTGGACCTGCCGCCCTGTTTGGGAATAAACAGCGCCGCCCACGACTGCCTTTAATAAGAATTTTGCTGGACAGTGAATGACGACAGTTTGGGGAGCGTCATTCCGGCGTCAGCCGCGCCAGATACACTAGACTTGGGCATCCGAATCACCCCGCATGGAGAAGTACGGGCACGTTCCCCGATTCCTCAGTCCTGAAGACCAAAGAACCAACAGCCGACGGTCTCTCCTCAGCCGTGCGTCACGGCCTCTCTCCTCAGCGCTCCAGACCGGAAGCAGCCGGAGGCGTTTCCGGAAGTGGAGACTGCGGAAGGCGGAAAGGCTGGCGAGGCCTCGAGCGACGGTGGGAACACTGCTGTGGGGGCTTGGCGTCTCTGGGTGCCCGCCACCCCTTCCCATTCCCGGTCGAGCAACCTCCCTGCGcctcccctcccaactccctgGATGGAATCTCGGGCCCCCGGCGAGCCGACCCAGCGGCCAGAACTCCCCTCAGCCAGCTGGTCGGTTTGAGGGTTGCCACGGCAACAGCCACTTCCGGGAGCGGGGTCTCGGCGAAGTCAGCTCAGGCGGTGCGGGGGCCGGTCCGGGAGCCTTTGCTCGGCTGCACCTACTGTCCCGGTAGTGGAGGGAGGCCCGGGTCCCCGCGCACCGTAGcttccccagcctcagggtctgcCCTTGAGCCGTGGGCCCCAACCCCCGCCCTCAGATCGCGTTTCTCTGTTGCTCCTGGCAGCAGGCACTTCTGAGAGCGGGTACTGTTTCCCCCtagtcccctccctctccccgctCCCAGATCGTGTTTCTCTGTTGCTCCTGGCAACAGCCACTTCCGGGAGCCGAGCCGTTTCCCCCAGTTCCCCTGCCCAGTCCCAGCACCGCGAACGCTCGAACCCGGGGTTCCGGCCTCCCGGCAACCGTTGGTCGGTGATCTTCGCTGTCCGCCCGCGGGGGTGGGTGACCTCAGGCCGCTTGTCCCGGGCCTTCCGGCGGGGCTCCCGCAACCACCATGGTTCTGCTGCACGTGAAGCGGGGCGACGAGAGCCAGTTCCTGCTGCAGGCGCCGGGGAGCTCGGAGCTGGAGGAACTCACGGCGCAGGTGGCCCGGGTCTACAACGCGCGGCTCAAGGCGCAGCGCATCTGGTCAGGTGCGGCCCGGCGGCTTGGGGCCTGGGACGGGAGGAGAGAACCGGGCCCGCGGGGACGGGGTGAAGTTGGGCGGGACCCGCCAGGCCTACTCGGGCCGACTAGGGGCGACCGAGGGTCAGGCCAGTGAAGACTTTGCGAAGACGCGCAGCTGCCGGGCTTGAGATGGGGACCACGGGTTTCCCCAGAGATGCTTCCAGGAGCGACTGCACCGCGtgggaaatcagtccagaatattcagtggaaggactgatgctgaagctgaaactccattactacctgatacaaagaactgactcactggaaaagaccctgatgaaagattgaaggcgggaggagaaggggatgacagaggatgagatggttggatggcatcaccgactcagtggagatgagtttgcgtaaactccgggagttggtgatggacagggaagcctagcgtgctgcagtccatggggtcgcaaagagttagacacaactgagcgactgaactgactgcacCGCGTGGAAGGGTGCTCGGAGCAGACGGGACGGGCCGTTCCACGGCCTGGGGAGTCGGGATTGGGCCTCTAAGCAAAACAAACCGACCTAAGTCCCGAAAccgaggaggggggaggggggagacggGAGGTGGCACAGGAGAGAGCCGAGAGCCTGGACCCCAGAGCAGGTGTAGGGGATCTCCGCAAGTGTGAGAGGTGGGACGATCCCCGGGCCGATTTTTAAGAGTGTTCTCTTTTGAGACTTTGAAGATAGAGCAGTCTCCGGGGGGGTTTGGGGCGGGTGGGAGAGCCACCCAGCTTTGGGATGGTTTTCAAGGGCGAGAGAGACTCGGCGTTCTTGCCTCCCTCCGTGTTCCCTGCTCTCGGAAACAGCCTGATCCTCATGTTACAGTGTTTTGGTCACTGCCCCccgcccatcccccaccccccccacccccaaccccggaGCCGTGACGGCCAATGCAACTTTCCACCGCGCGGAGATGTTCCCTGGCGGTGCCGTCTAGCAGTGGTAGTTGctgtaagtcgtgtccgactgtttgcgactccgtggtctgtccacgggattctccaggcaagaatacactggagtgggtggccggtATCACAGGTGGCTGTTGAACACCGCCAAGACACTGCATTCTTTATTTCaattcatttaaatgtaaattctaGCGgtaatgtgcctgccaatgcagaagacttaaaagccacagggttcagtccctgagttggaaagagccctggaggaggacatggcaacctactccagtaatcttccctggagaatcccatggacagaggatgcctgatgggctacagtccatggggtcgcaaagagtcggacaggactgaaaggAGTTAGCACTCAGAGCCTCCTGAAGCTCCTAACTGTTGCCTTAGGCAGCACAGTACTTGACAGTGTGTTAGTCCAGATGTGATCCACGATGTGATTGTTTGATTTTTGTACCATAGAGTACTCCTTAAGGATCATAAACTATCCATTCCTTAAGAACTCATTTGTGGGTCATATGTATCGTTTCTTAGTAAAATTTACCTACTCCAGACCAAGCTCAATtaagtgttattttaaaatcaaagcatCTGGAGGGGAAAGGGCCTCAgcttctttttctgtgaaattaTCAATTGAAATGTGGTGCTGATTGTTCAGAGTCTCATTAGTGAATGGGAAACCCATTCATTTAATCTGTGCTacctgttcagtcgtgtctgactctttgcatccccatggactgtagcctgccaggctcctctgcctatggaattttccaggcaagaatactggagtcgggtgccatttcttccagggaaatcttcccaactcagggatccaacacacatctggcaggcggattcttttcctaGTAGGTCAGATGGTAAaccatccgcctgcaatgcaggaaacctgggttcagtccttgggttgggtaTGTATTCAACTTCTCAGTGAATTTCAATTTATGCCTCCTGAATGCCAGGAGGTATAACATAGCACAGAGGATTGGCGCACAGAAACTGCAGCCTGTTTCCGGTGGGTGAGCCCCCAGACTCTGCTTCTGTTGATCTAGGATGCATCGGTGCGCATTTGTCAGAGGTCAGGGACAGGTATGCCATAGCAAGTGACATCTAAGTGTCTGCTAAATAAAATAGCCAACGGGCCCCTGACCTCTAGGAAGTTTCCATTCCAGTGAAGTGTAAGGTGTTATAATAATGACTGTGATGCATATTGTCTAATTTCCTcttgtttttaagaaatggaagaattagcagaacatggtgtatttctgcCTCCTAATATGCAAGGACTGACTGATGAACAGATTGAAGAATTGAAATTAAAGGATGAATGGGGTGAAAAGTGTATCCCTAGTGGAGGCTCAGTATTTAAAAAAGATGACATTGGACGGAGGAATGGACAAGGTAATCCAGCATTTTTCTTCTCTGCACATGCCTGAATATAACAATCAGTGTGAAAAAGTCTTCAAGTTAAAAAACTGACCTCAGTATTTCTATTCAAAATGACAAAAACTGTACCATATAATtccttgttgttatttagttgctaagttgtgttgaactcttttgggaccccatggactgtagcctgccaggttcctctgtccatgggattctccaggcaagaatactggagtgggttgccattttcttctccaggggatcttcctgacccagggattgaaccctgggtttcctgtattgcaggcagattcgttagtgtctgagtcaccaggaaagcccatattaACTCCTTATAGCAAAACGCtcggagaaagcgatggcaccccactcaagtactcttgcctggaaaaccccatggatggaggagcctggtaggctgcagtccatggggtcgcaaagagtcagcgacttcactttcacttttcactttcatgcattggagaaggaaatggcaacccactccagtgttcttgcctggagaatcccagggacgggggagcctggtgggctgccgtctatggggtcgcacagagtcagacacgactgaagcaacttagcagaagcagcaaaaCACTAATCCAGGATGAATTAGATGGAAAAGAAGGCATCTGTCTTCTTGCTCTTACTAAGTTTCAGCTAGCTTTTAAATGTAGTAGATGAACCACAAGAAATTACCAACTTTATAGGcaacaaataattgaaaattggCATTTTCATATCGTTCAATCTAATAGTCTGAGGGGATAATCATTGAAAATATATCACAGGGCATGTTTTGTTACAGTTTGTACATCAGAATTTATTTAGCGATTGTGTgtggaaagaggaaataaatgtcaGCCCAGTGGTCTCCACTTGAATTGAGGACAGGCCGCTCTCGTACAAAGCAGTTTAGGACAGGCAGAACTGAAGAAATTAGTCTCCTTTTAGTATATGGTTGTTCGTGTGGGATTGGAGGGGAAAAGGGATGGTAACCTATTTTGATACCATATCCTTTTTAACCTGCATAAAAAGCTCCCTTTAAAAGATTATAATTGATCAGTTAACAAACACTTAAGTACCTATTATACCCTTAAAACActcttaaaagcaaaagaaagaaagtgtccATGCAAAAGAAAGCCTTTgcatactcagaaaaaaaaattaatactgaGGATAATAGGAATTTCTATTAATGGTATTTATTTTGAACTTTAACCTAGAAAATAATAATGGTTGTCTTCCACATCTTTTCATACCTAAATCCATTCTCAAtttggagagatttttttttttttttgctttttagctGAAATTGcatcaaagaaataaatcatGGTACTTGTAAAAACAGTTAACAGAACATTACCAGTTCATTATTCATCTTTAAATCAAGATTGTGTTAATCACTTTGTTTTAGTACAGTTTTGTATTTCTAGTATTTTCAATGACTAAGTACCAGTGTTATTTATTAAGGGTATCAAGTTTGAGAGATCTAACTAATAACTAACTTCTGACGTCCAGCTTTCCTATGTCCTTTGCCTGGATCCATTCTTGTACTTTCTCTCATCTCACTTCCTCCCGACTCAGACAGAAGGGGTTACGAAGAATCCTAAAGATGGCtgtttctctcccccttccctttttttatttttagctccaaatgaaaaaatgaagcaAGTTATAAAGAAGACTATAGAAGAAGCCAAAGCAATAATATCTAAGGTTAGCTTTTTAAATGATATTCTAAAACTTGTCTTTTGAAATACAAATTCCAGTTAATGGCTTCCAGAGTTATCTGCCAGCCagctttttttcattctttctttttctctctgtttctctttctgtctgtctctctcctcctctcccaccgCACCGGCCCCCCGCCCCCTGACCCTTCCTTCcagaggcaaaggaaacaaacatgTTTAGAGTGGGCCTtagcttgtttttttctttccctttctttcccgcAATCCTCTCAGTTTCTTCAGGTCAGACAAAAATGGTTATTGGCTTGTGTAAATGTAGTTCAAACATGAATTGGTGCTcatatgcttttttttccttcttgttgagctgtagttgatttaccatgttgtgttactCTCAGGTACACCACCcgattataagttattataagttattacaagataccgAATATAAGTCCACGTGCTATTCAGTAAATCcttgctgcttatctattttatgggTCGTAGTCCGTTAAGAACTAAAGAAAGACGAATAGGGCAGATGCGAACCTTGTGGCCGCTCACTGGATCTGCAGGATCTGATTGACACAACACGTGTGTATTATGAGTTAGCTCTTTGTAATTATCTGAAGTACTTACACACAAAATACTTCACTGAAGGAGAAACATAAGTCAGACTGTTGACAGGCATAGGCTGTGAGTCTGGAGGACAGTAATTTAAGGATTTTTCAGGAATTGAGTGGCTTTTATTTACGTGTTGCTGATGATCGTTgccccaccctccctccacccGGTTAGCCAGGGTCGTATTCCTGGATAACTGCTGCTTCTCCTGTTCTGCCTAGTGCTCTGGATATCATTGTGATTCCTAAGCCAGCGAATCCTTCAAGTGATTCAGGGGAGCATGCTTTTCTGCCTGTCAATATAGGAAAGGCTTCGGTTCGACCCAGGGTTTACAAAATGCATTTGGctgcagagactttttttttaaaaggatgaatgtgaaagtcgctcagtcatgtccaaatctttgtgaccccctgagcTGTAGCTTgcctacaggctcctctatccatgggattctccaggcaagaatgctgaagtgggttgccatttccttctcccagggatctttccaacccagagatcgaacctgggtctcccgcattgcaggcagactgtttaccgtctgagccaccagggaagcccagaaggatAGATAACAACTAGTAACATGTAGTCAAGTTGGCCCATCCCAGAACAGATAGGAGAGCAGTGGCCTGGGCCCTGCTCTGCCCACTCCACTCCCCAATGCCTCCTTCTGTGGAAATCCTTCCTATGCGTTTATGTCACTTATTTCCTTTGCCTGTGTGTATTTTTATGTTGTCATTTCATAGTTTAGAGACAGCTTTCACAGGCCTTCCAGTCGCTTTTCTGCAGCAGTTTGCCCAAAGTGGCAGAGCTTGTGGGGCCAGGGCTCGATTCTCACCCAGGGCCCTTCCGCGCTGCCCCCACATGTACCCGGCCTGGCTCCCACCTCCCCAGACCTGCCACGTGGGGGGCAGCTAGCCCCGTGGGTCAGAACACGCGGCAGGTAGGTGGGTGCTCAGATCCCAGCAGGCCCACCGTCCAGCCCCTGGGCCCCGAGCCTCTGCCTCCATCACTTAGGTTCCTCCGGGGGAATGTGGAAGGTGGTGGGGCATCCAAGCTGGGGCCCCTTGAGGGTGGGCAGTGACATCTGTGCACTCCTCCCCGGGACCCAGCCTCAGCCGAGAGCGGGAGCCCAGGAGCGCAGGGCATCTGTCACCCTGAGGCGGCACCTTGGCTTTGCCTGTCCCCTGCCGTGGCACCTGGTCAGGACCACTGCCCTTGGTATCAGTGGAGCTTTTGTGGAAAGTGACCCCCTGGTGCCCCTGTCTGGGCATATTGGTGGGGGGTGGCGTCCTGTGGTCGGGACCACTGCCCTCGGGTGACCCCGGGGCTGGTGGACCCTCACACCGCCTGTGGGCCTGGGCCCCTCCTGGGGAGGCCCGATACATGTGATGGGGGTTTCTGACTTGGAAACAATTTCATAAGCCATCCTGGGAGTAGGTAAGGCAAGAGAGGCCCCCAGAACCTCAGGCCCGATCCTCCCGGGTTTCTGAGAACCTGGCCGCTGTTTTCTTTCCCCCAACAGACATGACTACCTTGGTGCCCCCAGTGGCCCCCAAGCTGCAAATCCAGAAGCCTCTCCCATCTGACTCctgagtcatgcctgactttgcACCACGTCCACGGGTCTCCTCTGTCCTGGCTCCCTCGCAGCTTCTGGTTGCTGTTTTCTCTTCATCTTGCTGCTTAAATCCAGTGTTTCACCAAGTGTGTTAGCATcagctctcttctctttctgttctttcttccttgtcATTTTATCTTCTCTGCCAAATACCAGCTTCCACTCTCTACAGATAATTCTCCAGTCTCTGTCCTGTACCCCAGCACCCTTGTTTACTTGCAACCTGGGTTTCTTTCACCTGGAAGTCCATCCAGCCCTTCAAACTCAAGTTTTCTAGGGCTAAACTCATGGATTCCTCTGCCGTGTGTTCTGTAGCCGGGAGCTGGCCCTTCTTGCagacttttcatttctattaacaCAGCCGCCAGTGTATCAGGGTTCCCTTCGTCACTGCCTCTCTGTCACCCGAATGCTTTGTCTGGTCCCATACCACCCACTCCCACGATGCCTCTTGAATCCCAACTGCTCCCCTCGTTTCCACAGTTACCACTTTATTTACAGTCCCCCTGATAGTCTTTGTGTTCAGACGTCAGCTTAGGGGGCCTGCAGTTCAGTTCGGCTCTAACACTGACTATCCAGCGCTCGCACAGACACCATGCTAAAGCATGAGGTCCCCgaccagacttccctggcagtcctgtggttaagactctgcgcttccaaaaacaaaccaaaaaaaaaagactctgcgcttcccctgcagggggcatgggttcgatccctggttgggaagctaagatcctggGATTCTTGCCCTGTTCTCTGCACTTCACCCCCTCAATGCCGCTCATATTCTGCGTTATCACCGAGGCTATGGTGGCTGTGGCTCAGCCCCACAGACAGATCAGAATCACTTGGGTAGCAACACCACCTGATTCTGTTTGCTGGCGTGGGTCTTGTACAAGAACCTGATTGACATCTGTTGAGTTGATTGGCCACATCATAGATAACAGTGCCCGCAACCACTTTCAGAAACAAGTAGAAGCCAATGTCTGCATGACCATGGAGATGGTGAATGACGCCTTGGACCAGCTTCGAGGTGCCGTGATGATAGTTTATCCCATGGGGCTGCCGCCGTACGATCCCATCCGGatggaatttgaaaataaagaagatttgtCAGGGACTCAGGTATGTGGGTGGCTCTTGGGGTCTCTATAATGTGAGTTCATGCCTACCCCTGCCCCAGGGCAGAAGCCGCTCATATTTGACCTCATATTTATCCTGATGTAGTTTTTGCTTCATACACAGCTTTCTATCTTGCTAGGCTCGGCTTCAGAGCAGGGTTGTGAATTCAGGGGAGGACCGCAGAGATCTGCTCCTGGTTGAGGGCTTGGCGCACACACACAGGAGCggcagaggagggaggagctgaGAACTTTTCCCGTTTGCTTTGGGAAATGGGAAGCACTGGGAAGCCAGGAACCTCATTTTTGCCTGTTTCTGCCAGATGTCTTGGTCCCATTGATAGAGTTTTGTGTTCTAGCCTTCCCTCTTGCTCCTGAATATTTTCTTAGCTTTATGATCcacttttgctcatttttctcatttattccttaCCCTGTGGGGCAGTATCTTTTCCTCTGAGCCATCTTACATAGGAGGGGGATGCAGAAGCAAACTGACAGCCCCGTTATACCCACATAGGTCCTCCTCAGCTTATGATGGGCTGTGTCCCAACAAGCCTAACGTAAGTTGGAAATATTagattaataaattgaaaatgcatttaGTGCCCTCAATATCATAGCTTAGCCTCGCCTGCCTGAAATGTGCTCCAGAATACTTACATTAGCCAACAGTTAGAAAAAAATCATCCAGCACAGAGCCTATTTTATAATGTGATTTACTAAATACTGTGccgaaagtgaaaaacagaactgTTGTCTGGTACAGAATGGTTGTCAGTGTATCGGTTGACTACTCTGGTGATCATAAGCTCACTGCCACGGCCCAGCATCCCAAGAAGATATCACACTCTTATCACTAGGCCAAGAAGAgatgaaaattcaaaatttgaagtatggtttctactgaatgtgtaTCCCTTTCACACCATCACATGGTCAGTAAGTCACAGATGAAATTGTCGTGAGCCGAGGACTTTTGTATTCGAGCACCCAGCAGGATCCCCGTTTTCCTCCCTGGCCGTAGTCTAAAAATCCATCTCAGAGGGACCTTACATCATGCATGGATGAGGGTGCCAATGAGATAGGATACCCCCACTTCCCAGAGCAGGAAGTTACCCGAGTCAGGGCGCGAGTGGAGACTGACAGGGAAGGTGCCCAGGTGAGCGAGGGCGGTGAGTGGGCAGGGAAGCTGGTGCtccctgggggaggagagggcagggcgCCGGAAGCCTGTCCCTCACCGGGAGGGGCACTGACCATGCCAATGCCCAGGAAGCCTTAAAGCCCGTTCTCAACCGTGGCCCCCAGGCAGGGCTCAACGTCATCAAAGAATCAGAGGCACAGCTGTGGTGGGCAGCCAAGGAGCTGAGACGTACCAAGAAGCTTTCAGACTACGTGGGGAAGAATGAAAAAACCAAAATCATCGTCAAGATTCAGCATGTAAGCGCTTTGACTTTAATGTGTCACGGCtggttttttttaacttactttcaCACTGGTAAAAATTTACAGTAAACCTGAAAGATTTAAAACTCCCGATGCAGGCACTCTAATCCTGTTTGGTCCAAGCTTAAAACTGTCCTCTATACGGAGCAACGAAAACTGGAAGGAAAGGGAGATCAGTTGACAGTATCTGGAGTTTGTtttttctcagtttaaaaaatatattatttccttctgGCGGGGcggtgtcttcattgctgctcaagGGCTTTCTCCAGGTGGGCTGAGCAGGGGCCCCTCAGtgtgctgtgtgggcttctcgttgcagagcagggCTCTAGGTGCTCAGGCTCGGTATTTGCAGTATACGGGCTCAGCTGCTCGtcagtgtgtggaatcttccaagACAAGGCGTTGACCTGtgcccctgccctggcaggcggattcttaacctctggacgaCCGGGGAAGTCCTCGAGTTCCTTTTAATTGGGGGGAAAGGAGAGTGTACCAAGatgattttaactttaaaaatagggCTTACAAGTAACTCAAACGTTTCTCGAGATGAAAAATATAGCCCCGAGCACTGGTCTCAAGCTTTTCAGAGTGCTGATGGTCTGTGAACGAGGCGGAAGGCTGGAGACCTGTAAAGGCCTGGTGTAGAGCTGTGTGCCTGCAGGTTGCTGTGTCCTGTGCTCTCTCCTAAACCGTTCTCTAAAGTTCGGGGGAAACAGGGTGGCCTCCACGATTATCACTACCCCTTCCCCACTAGACCTGCAGTGGCTGGCTTGGGAATGGCTGTAACCAACATGCACTCCCCAGCCTCCACTGTGAGGGCCCAGAGCAAGAGTGAGACTCCCTTGACGATTTGCTTTGGATGATGAGAGATACATGACCtgtttcagatcagttcagttcagtcgctcagttgtgtctgactccttgtgaccccatggacggcagcacgccaggcctccctgtccatcaccaactcctggagtttactcaagctcatgtccgttgagtcggtgatgccatccaaccatctcatcctctgtcgtccccttctcctcccgccttcaatctttcccagcatcagggtcttttcaagtgagtcagctctttgcatcaggtgcccaaagtgttggagtttctgcttcaccATGGCCTTGTTTAGCCATCCACAAAGAACAGTTCgggctttgggcttcccaggtggcagagtggtaaacagtctgcctgccagtgcaggagatccaacaGACaggggattccatccctgggtcaagaagatccctggagtaggaaatggcaacccactccagtattcttgcctggagaatcccagggacagaggagcctggtggctacagttcaCGGGCTCAAAAAGAGTGGATCCAGTGGAGCACAAAACAACAACCGCAGCAGCAAAGGCAGTTCTAAGACGTGAGCTGTAGCCTCCGGGGTCAGCCACAGAAGGCCTTCACCCACAACGCGCTGTCCCCTCGTCTTTTCAGAGGGGCCAGGGAGCTCCAGCTCGAGAGCCCATCATTAGCAGCGAGGAGCAGAAACAGCTGATGCTGTACTATCACCGAAGACAGGAGGAGCTCAAGGTACCGTGGGACCAATGGGTTTTCACCAGAGCGGACACTTGGGGTGTTCACTCCTCTCCCCGATGCCTCACCTGGGGCAGCTGGGGGCCATGCGTCCTGCAGGACGTGGCGGGGGGACCTTCTGAGCTGCAGCCTCACCAAGGCTGTGGGGGCCCTGCCAGTGTCCCTCTGCGTTAGAGTCTGGTGGTGTCCTGCTTCTCTGGGGAGGCGGGGAGCAGGGAGGTTGGTCGTGGATTCTGTAGAACACTTCCCTGGAATGCCCTCCTGAGCGAA
The DNA window shown above is from Bos indicus isolate NIAB-ARS_2022 breed Sahiwal x Tharparkar chromosome 1, NIAB-ARS_B.indTharparkar_mat_pri_1.0, whole genome shotgun sequence and carries:
- the CFAP298 gene encoding cilia- and flagella-associated protein 298 isoform X2; protein product: MVLLHVKRGDESQFLLQAPGSSELEELTAQVARVYNARLKAQRIWSEMEELAEHGVFLPPNMQGLTDEQIEELKLKDEWGEKCIPSGGSVFKKDDIGRRNGQAPNEKMKQVIKKTIEEAKAIISKKQVEANVCMTMEMVNDALDQLRGAVMIVYPMGLPPYDPIRMEFENKEDLSGTQRGQGAPAREPIISSEEQKQLMLYYHRRQEELKKLEENDDDSCLNSPWADNTALKRHFHGVKDIKWRPR
- the CFAP298 gene encoding cilia- and flagella-associated protein 298 isoform X1 encodes the protein MVLLHVKRGDESQFLLQAPGSSELEELTAQVARVYNARLKAQRIWSEMEELAEHGVFLPPNMQGLTDEQIEELKLKDEWGEKCIPSGGSVFKKDDIGRRNGQAPNEKMKQVIKKTIEEAKAIISKKQVEANVCMTMEMVNDALDQLRGAVMIVYPMGLPPYDPIRMEFENKEDLSGTQAGLNVIKESEAQLWWAAKELRRTKKLSDYVGKNEKTKIIVKIQHRGQGAPAREPIISSEEQKQLMLYYHRRQEELKKLEENDDDSCLNSPWADNTALKRHFHGVKDIKWRPR